In Janthinobacterium rivuli, a single genomic region encodes these proteins:
- a CDS encoding TetR/AcrR family transcriptional regulator: MAAPQRLTDRKRVAIVDAAIAEFRDHGFDATSMDRIAATAAVSKRTVYNHFPSKDELFAEILQRMWESSVAQPAVPYVADQPLRPQVLALVEQKMVLLCDAAFIDLARVIFGETIHSPERAQAMVARLNEKETGLNIWIRAAQQDGRIKAGETLEVAHLLMSPLKTFAFWPQITMGEPLLGPARRREVTELAVDIFLCYYGVAKQTA, translated from the coding sequence ATGGCCGCACCGCAACGCCTCACCGACCGCAAGCGCGTCGCCATCGTCGATGCCGCCATCGCCGAGTTCCGCGACCACGGTTTTGATGCGACCAGCATGGACAGGATCGCCGCCACGGCCGCCGTTTCCAAGCGCACCGTGTACAACCATTTCCCCAGCAAGGACGAGTTGTTCGCGGAAATCCTGCAACGCATGTGGGAAAGCAGCGTGGCCCAGCCCGCCGTGCCCTATGTTGCCGACCAGCCGCTACGGCCGCAGGTGCTGGCCCTGGTCGAGCAGAAAATGGTGTTGCTGTGCGACGCGGCCTTCATCGACCTGGCGCGCGTGATCTTTGGCGAAACCATCCATTCGCCCGAGCGCGCGCAAGCCATGGTTGCGCGCCTGAATGAAAAGGAAACGGGCCTGAATATCTGGATCCGCGCGGCGCAGCAAGACGGGCGCATCAAGGCAGGCGAGACGCTGGAAGTGGCGCACCTCTTGATGTCGCCTTTAAAAACCTTTGCCTTCTGGCCGCAGATCACCATGGGCGAGCCTCTGCTGGGCCCGGCACGCCGGCGCGAAGTGACGGAACTGGCCGTCGATATCTTCCTGTGCTAC